From Azospirillum baldaniorum, the proteins below share one genomic window:
- the leuC gene encoding 3-isopropylmalate dehydratase large subunit, whose amino-acid sequence MTQHPRSLFDKVWDAHLVATRPDGQALLAIDRHFLHEGSFHAFGMIDHAKRPVRRPELTFAVADHYVPSHSRAKPIADPEIANMVTMLEANAERHGLRHFGLHDPAQGIVHVLAPEQGLTLPGLTIVCGDSHTSTHGAFGALAFGIGATEVSHVLATQTLWQRRPKTMRIIIDGELGAHVTAKDLILAVIGFIGADGAAGHVIEYAGSAIRALSMEGRLTVCNMSIEAGARAGMIAPDDITFSWIEGRNYAPKGDLFDRAVAHWRTLPSDPEAAFDREVSLDAAAIAPLVTWGTSPETAVPVTGTVPDPGAESDPVRAGQMRKMLDYMGLTPGTRLEEVGIDRVFIGSCTNARLEDLRAAAAVLRGRRAVVPGLVVAGSVPVRRQAEAEGLDRVFIGAGLEWGEPGCSMCVGINGDLVPAGERCASTTNRNFPGRQGPNARTHLMSPAMAAAAAVTGRLTDVRKLGAS is encoded by the coding sequence ATGACGCAGCATCCCCGCAGCCTGTTCGACAAGGTCTGGGACGCCCATCTGGTGGCGACACGGCCGGACGGGCAGGCGTTGCTCGCCATCGACCGCCATTTCCTGCATGAGGGCTCGTTCCACGCCTTCGGCATGATCGACCACGCCAAACGCCCGGTGCGGCGGCCGGAGCTGACCTTCGCCGTCGCCGACCATTACGTGCCCTCGCACAGCCGCGCCAAACCGATCGCCGATCCCGAGATCGCCAACATGGTGACCATGTTGGAGGCCAACGCCGAGCGCCACGGCCTGCGCCATTTCGGCCTGCACGACCCGGCGCAGGGCATCGTCCATGTGCTGGCTCCGGAACAGGGGCTGACCCTGCCGGGCCTGACCATCGTCTGCGGCGACAGCCACACCTCCACCCACGGCGCCTTCGGCGCGCTCGCCTTCGGCATCGGCGCCACCGAGGTCTCGCATGTGCTGGCGACCCAGACCCTGTGGCAGCGCCGGCCCAAGACCATGCGCATCATCATCGACGGAGAGTTGGGCGCGCATGTGACGGCCAAGGACCTCATCCTGGCGGTGATCGGCTTCATCGGCGCCGACGGGGCCGCCGGCCACGTCATCGAGTACGCCGGCAGCGCCATCCGCGCCCTGTCGATGGAAGGCCGGCTGACCGTCTGCAACATGTCGATCGAGGCGGGGGCGCGGGCCGGCATGATCGCCCCCGACGACATCACCTTCTCCTGGATCGAGGGGCGGAATTACGCTCCTAAGGGTGACCTGTTCGACCGCGCCGTCGCGCATTGGCGGACCCTGCCCAGCGACCCGGAGGCCGCCTTTGACCGCGAGGTGTCGCTCGACGCCGCGGCCATCGCCCCGTTGGTCACCTGGGGCACCAGCCCCGAGACCGCGGTGCCGGTCACCGGTACGGTTCCCGATCCCGGCGCCGAGAGCGACCCGGTGCGCGCCGGCCAGATGCGCAAGATGCTCGATTACATGGGGCTGACCCCCGGCACGCGGCTGGAGGAGGTCGGCATCGACCGCGTCTTCATCGGCTCCTGCACCAACGCCCGGCTGGAAGACCTGCGCGCCGCCGCCGCCGTGCTGCGGGGCCGCCGCGCCGTGGTGCCGGGGCTGGTGGTTGCGGGGTCGGTCCCGGTGCGCCGTCAGGCCGAGGCGGAGGGGCTGGACCGCGTCTTCATCGGCGCCGGCCTGGAATGGGGCGAGCCCGGCTGTTCGATGTGCGTCGGCATCAACGGCGACCTCGTCCCGGCCGGGGAGCGCTGCGCCTCGACCACCAACCGCAACTTCCCCGGCCGCCAGGGGCCGAACGCGCGCACCCATCTGATGAGTCCGGCCATGGCCGCCGCCGCCGCCGTGACGGGGCGCCTCACCGATGTCCGCAAGTTGGGAGCAAGCTAA
- the leuD gene encoding 3-isopropylmalate dehydratase small subunit, translated as MDPFVTLTAPAVPLDIANIDTDQLLPARFLKKPRSAGYGNFLFHDERKPGFPLDDPAYAGARVLVSDRNFGCGSSREGAVYALVDGGFRCVVAPSFGDIFAANAAKNGLLTITLPEETVAELRRQLQEAPGAAVTVDLPAQTLSGPDGQPLPFAIDPFKKECLIEGLDDVALTLRHQDAIDAFDRADAAARPWLVPGG; from the coding sequence ATGGACCCCTTCGTCACGCTGACCGCGCCGGCGGTGCCGCTCGACATCGCCAACATCGACACCGACCAGTTGCTTCCGGCGCGCTTCCTGAAGAAGCCGCGCAGCGCCGGCTATGGCAACTTTCTGTTCCATGACGAGCGCAAACCGGGCTTTCCGCTGGACGACCCCGCCTACGCCGGCGCCCGCGTGCTGGTGAGCGACCGCAATTTCGGTTGCGGGTCATCGCGGGAGGGGGCGGTCTACGCGCTGGTGGACGGCGGGTTCCGCTGCGTCGTCGCCCCCAGTTTCGGCGACATCTTCGCCGCCAACGCCGCCAAGAACGGCCTGCTGACCATCACCCTGCCGGAGGAGACGGTGGCGGAGCTGCGCCGCCAATTGCAGGAGGCGCCGGGCGCCGCCGTCACCGTGGACCTGCCGGCCCAGACCCTGAGCGGCCCGGACGGCCAGCCGCTGCCCTTCGCCATCGACCCGTTCAAGAAGGAATGCCTGATCGAGGGGCTCGACGACGTGGCGCTGACGCTGCGCCACCAGGACGCCATCGACGCCTTCGACCGCGCCGACGCCGCGGCGCGGCCTTGGCTGGTGCCGGGAGGCTGA
- the erpA gene encoding iron-sulfur cluster insertion protein ErpA, which produces MPDTALPAAAQEGARVLTVSDSAAKRVAFLIEHEGDPALMLRLTVSGGGCSGFQYGFAFDATANEDDHVFEKNGVKVVTDDVSLDLLAGSTLDYVEDLMGAAFQIKNPNATASCGCGNSFAA; this is translated from the coding sequence ATGCCCGACACCGCCCTTCCCGCCGCCGCGCAAGAGGGTGCGCGCGTTCTGACCGTGTCCGACAGCGCCGCCAAGCGCGTCGCCTTCCTGATCGAGCATGAGGGCGACCCGGCCCTGATGCTGCGCCTGACCGTGTCGGGCGGCGGCTGCTCCGGCTTCCAGTACGGCTTCGCCTTCGACGCCACGGCAAACGAGGACGATCACGTCTTCGAGAAGAACGGCGTGAAGGTGGTCACCGACGACGTCTCGCTGGACCTGCTGGCCGGCTCCACCCTCGACTATGTCGAGGACCTGATGGGGGCGGCCTTCCAGATCAAGAACCCGAACGCCACGGCCTCCTGCGGCTGCGGCAACTCCTTCGCCGCCTGA
- a CDS encoding exodeoxyribonuclease III gives MKIATWNVNSAKARLPLITDWLRAESPDVALLQEIKCETAAFPRAAFEELGYHVTPVGQKSYNGVAFLSKAPHEDVLTRLPGEPEDEQARYVEATVSGVRIASLYLPNGNPLGTEKFAYKLRWMDRLHTHARSLLAQEIPFVLGGDYNIIPEPRDVFDPVAFAGDALFQPESRAKFRALLNLGLTEAYRALHDDDHAYTFWDYQAGCWPRDLGLRIDHFLLSPQAADRLVECRIDRRPRGAEKASDHTPVLLDLRDGSDIS, from the coding sequence GTGAAGATCGCCACCTGGAACGTCAATTCGGCGAAGGCCCGCCTTCCGCTGATCACCGACTGGCTGCGCGCGGAGTCCCCGGACGTCGCGCTACTGCAGGAGATCAAGTGCGAGACCGCGGCCTTTCCCCGCGCCGCCTTCGAGGAGTTGGGCTATCACGTCACGCCGGTGGGGCAGAAGTCCTACAACGGCGTGGCGTTCCTCTCCAAGGCGCCGCACGAGGACGTGCTGACCCGCCTGCCCGGCGAACCGGAGGATGAGCAGGCCCGCTATGTCGAGGCCACGGTGAGCGGCGTGCGCATCGCCTCGCTCTACCTGCCCAACGGCAACCCGCTCGGGACGGAGAAGTTCGCCTACAAGCTCCGCTGGATGGACCGGCTGCACACCCATGCCCGCAGCCTGCTGGCCCAGGAAATCCCCTTCGTCCTGGGCGGCGACTACAACATCATTCCGGAGCCGCGCGACGTCTTCGACCCGGTGGCCTTCGCCGGTGACGCCCTGTTCCAGCCCGAATCACGGGCGAAGTTCCGCGCCCTGCTGAATCTGGGCCTGACCGAAGCCTACCGCGCCCTGCACGACGACGACCACGCCTACACCTTCTGGGACTATCAGGCGGGCTGTTGGCCGCGGGACCTGGGGCTGCGCATCGATCACTTCCTGCTGTCCCCGCAGGCCGCCGACCGTCTGGTGGAGTGCCGCATCGACCGCCGCCCGCGCGGTGCGGAAAAGGCATCCGACCACACGCCCGTCCTGCTCGACCTGCGCGACGGGTCAGACATTTCTTAA
- a CDS encoding diguanylate cyclase, translating to MRILVVDDSRMARTVLCQQLEGFGHQATFAESGQMALTRCRDEPIDIALVDFRVGETEGVEVCWHLRAAQRERHLYLMLMIPGSITNQFFEVVENGADEFLRKPLDLTWLRARLLAASRVVDMQRQLERLATTDSLTGALNRGRFMARAADEVARAQRSGQPLSAIMLDIDHFKKVNDTYGHATGDEAIRSVVRVCRSLVRGADVLGRLGGEEFAILLPETPPQGAALLAERLRRALAETDVRIANGAGSVLTFTVSIGVSALRPAETSIAAVLARADEALYRAKNGGRNRVVCDAAS from the coding sequence ATGCGGATTTTGGTGGTGGACGATTCGCGCATGGCGCGCACGGTGCTGTGCCAGCAGCTTGAGGGCTTCGGCCATCAGGCGACTTTTGCCGAAAGCGGCCAGATGGCCTTGACCCGCTGCCGCGACGAGCCCATCGACATCGCGCTCGTCGATTTCCGCGTCGGCGAGACGGAGGGGGTGGAGGTCTGCTGGCACCTGCGCGCGGCGCAGCGGGAACGGCACCTCTACCTGATGCTGATGATTCCCGGCAGCATCACCAACCAGTTCTTCGAAGTGGTGGAGAACGGCGCCGACGAGTTCCTGCGCAAGCCGCTGGACCTGACATGGCTGCGCGCCCGGCTGCTCGCCGCCTCCCGCGTGGTCGACATGCAGCGCCAGTTGGAACGGCTCGCCACCACCGATTCCCTGACCGGGGCGCTGAACCGCGGGCGCTTCATGGCGCGGGCCGCCGATGAGGTGGCGCGGGCGCAGCGCAGCGGCCAGCCGCTGTCGGCGATCATGCTGGACATCGACCACTTCAAGAAAGTCAACGACACCTACGGTCACGCCACCGGGGACGAGGCGATCCGCAGCGTGGTCCGCGTCTGCCGGTCCCTGGTGCGCGGCGCCGACGTCCTGGGCCGGCTGGGCGGCGAGGAGTTCGCCATCCTGCTGCCCGAGACGCCGCCGCAGGGGGCGGCTCTGCTGGCGGAGCGGCTGCGCCGGGCGCTGGCCGAAACCGACGTGCGGATCGCCAACGGCGCCGGGTCCGTCCTCACCTTCACCGTCAGCATTGGAGTCAGCGCGCTGCGGCCGGCCGAGACCAGCATCGCCGCCGTGCTCGCCCGGGCGGACGAGGCGCTGTACCGCGCGAAGAACGGCGGCCGCAACCGGGTGGTCTGCGACGCGGCGTCGTAA